The nucleotide window CCTTTCCTGCCGCCACTTCGCGCAGTGCGGTGACGTTTTCCTTGTTCTTGGATTCGATGAGCGGGTCGTACCCTTCACGGTACTGCTTGACGCGCTTGATGGCCATCTGGGTGATCAGGAAACGGTTACTCACCTGGGCCAGGCAGTCTTCAACGGTGATTCTAGCCATGTTTCATCTCCTCGATATTATGCGTCCGGGGACGATTCGTCCGTTCCAAGCACGGGGAAGAGGCCACGAAGGTCTTCCACGATCTGGCTTGAGACCGGATAATACAGTCCCCCGCCGTTTCTCAGCCATATCTGCCCCTCTGGCAGGCTCGGGTCACGATAAAAGGACATGGCCGCGAGGACCTCTCCATTTTCGTCGCGCAGGATGCAGGTCATGCTTTCCCGCACCGCACCGGAAACCCGTTCGAGCGGCATGGCTTCGAACTTCATTTCATTAAGTCGCCACAAGGACATGTCAATGCCCATGATCTCATTTCCGCCGCCGAGTTCCTTCCAGCCCTTTTCGGTGCGTTCGGCTTCACGAACAACGCCGTCAAACGTGACCGCGATGCTGTGAATGTCGCCTATGGCGATATCCACCACCCTGCGTCCCTGCATGTCAAACGGGGTACGCACGAGCTGCGAGACCACCAGACGATTTACGGCGAACGGCACCGGCTGCCACGAGGAAACCCCGACAAATGGTGCGTCCCCGGTTCCACGGAACAGGCTGAGGCTTTCCTCACCGCCATCCGTGCGCGTCACCTTGACGCTCAGGTACGGCTGCCTGTCGGGCATGGTTTCATCCGGCAGCAGGCGCTCCGCTTCCATCTCGGAAAGGGAGTCCACGTAAAGACGGACTTCCGTATCGGAGGCGGTCCGACCGGTCAGGTATCCCGGCAGGTCGAACGTGAAATTTTCTTTCTTCTGCGATATTTTCCAGCCAGCGCCGTAACGCATAACAAGCTGAAGCGTCGCAAGGTCGTCTACGCCGACCCTCGGCAGCAGGCGGCTGTCCTCGAAATGCGCGGCGGGACGGGAAAGCAGCCTGAGGCCGCGCGCGTCCATTTCGTAAACATCACCGTCGCGAACGGATATCCAGACATATACCCGGTTGGACGAAGGAACTTCGCCGCCGAAACGCAACTGCACCCGCCCGCCGTCACCGAGAACCAGCGTCAGCTTGGCAGCAGGCTCTTCCAGTCCGTAGCGTGGGCCCTCGGAATTGACAAACGAGTCGTCTTCCATGGAGGGCCGGGTGTTGTTGAGAAAATCAAGCAGCGTTTCCACACGAGCCGAATCGGCGCGGGTGCGGGTGCCGCCATGCACCACATTCCAACCCTGCTTCCCGCGCTCCAGCCGGAACGCTCCTTCCGGACCGTCCACGACCATGGCCTCGACGTTGGCAGGGTCCACGGAAAGCCACTGACTGAAGCCGCCGTCGTCACCAATGTACGACAACAGACGATAGCCCCCCGCGACCGTCAGGATCGAGGCGGCCACAATGAGCACGGCTAATGTCAGACCGATCCTTTTCAAAGGAGTCGCTCCTTGGATTCGTCGTAGGGGCTTTCGGCAAAAAAAAGAGCCCCTCGGGTCCGGGGCTGCAACGCCAGAGTCCCGTTGCTTTCGGGAACCTCGTTCATTAGCTCCGGCATGCTTGCAAGTCAAGGGCAAATCGTCTACCACGCCCTTTCCGCAACCCGACTACGGAGGTAGATAACACAATGGGCTCCTGGGGAAAACTTTCTTATGCGCAGAATCAGTGCGTAAAGGCCACGGGCAAGCTGATGCAGAAGCTCGACATGGTCCACCCCGGCGCAAAGGTCGGCATCGCCGCCTCGGGCGGCGTGGACAGCTGGCTGCTGCTCAAGGTCTTGACCATACGTAAGGCCATCATGCCGTTCGACATCGAGCTTATGGTGCTCCACATCAATCCCGGTTTCGAGCCCGAGAGCCACGCGCCGCTAGTTCAGTGGTGCCGTGAAAACGGAATCGCATCGCACATGGAACTGACGGATTACGGGCCGCACGCCCACTCCGAGGCCAACCGGAAGAACTCGCCGTGTTTTCTGTGCAGCTGGTTGCGCAGAAAGCGCCTCTTTGAGCTTTGTGCCCAGTACGGGCTAACGCATCTGGCACTTGGACACAATGCCGACGACAACGTCGCCACATTTTTCATGAACATCTTCCACAACGGCCGCGCCGAAGGGATGTCTGCATGCGAAGACTTCTTCGGGGGCGAACTCAAGCTGATCCGCCCCACCATGCTGCTGGATAAAAAGACGGTCATCAAGGCGGCCCGCCAATGGGAGCTTCCGGTTTGGGAAAACGTATGCCCCTCGAACGGCTCCACAAAACGCGACGAGGTCATGAACTGGCTCGATGAAAAATGGAAGGGCGACCGCAGAATCAGAAGCAACGTCTTCAATGCAGTGACCCGTTCGGGCATTGATTTGAAGTAGGCCGAAACACCACCAAAAGCCGCTGTTTCCGGGCAATCCGCCTTGACATTGAAGGTCCGCTGGACTACTTGATGGTAACGGCTTTTCATGCCTGACAAGCAAAAACTGCAAAAGGCACGCACAACTTCATGCTGTTCAAAAAATATCACATAGTCATATTCAAAGACAAACAGGGCACCTGCCGCAAAATGGGTATCCGCGGTGGAATTTTCCTGCTGTTCTTCCTGCTGTTCGCGGGAATGGCTGCCGGAAACGTGTACCTGTGGAAGCACTACGCAAAAAGCATCAAGGTCGAAAAAGACCTCAATCTTGCCGAAAAGACCATCCACGAACAGAAAACCCAGCTTCTGAGTCTCGCGCAAAAGCTCGGCGGCCTGCAAAAGAGCCTTCGACGCATCAATGATTTCGATTCCAAGCTTCGCGTCATGATCGACCTGGACCAGGAAAGCGCACAGGCATCCTCCCCCAAGGGCGGCACGCAAAGCGAAACCTTTTCCAACGGCTACCTTCCGCTTTACCGTCAGGAACTGCTCGCCCGGAAGATGCATCGTTTCCTGAAGCAGTTGAATGTCGAAGCCCGCCTTGAAGAAGTCAAGCAGCAGGAAATTCTTGCCAAGCTGCGCCAGAAGCAGGACATCCTTGAAGCCACGCCTTCCATCTGGCCGACCACGGGCTGGGTCACCTCCCCGTTCGGCTGGCGCACCTCGCCTTTCACCGGCAAGCGTGAGCACCATCCCGGTCTCGACATTTCCGCCCCTTCCGGCACACCGATCTATGCCCCGGCAAAGGGCAAGGTGACGCTGGCCGGAAACAGGCACGACGGTTACGGCATTCAGGTGAAACTGTACCATGGCGGCAACATCACCACCCGGTACGCCCACATGAAGAAAACCGCAGTAAAGCACGGCCAGACCGTGACCCGCGGCGAACTCATCGGCTACGTCGGCAACACCGGGCGCAGTACCGGCCCTCACGTCCACTATGAGGTCCACAAAGCTCAGGTCGCCGTCAATCCCATGAAGTACATCCTCAACTAGCCTTAGACAGATCGCAGTCCAGCCCCTCCTGCACACCGTTGCCGGAGGGGCTTTTTTCTGGCCGTCAAATGCGGTTCTCGTTTTCCGGACCTGTGAGCACCATCCTTTCAGTCACAGGAAATCAAACCCGATTCAGCGGTCAACCGGCGGAAACGCTTTCGCGATATGGACTTGCGCCGCGTCAGTCTGTACACATAGGCGCAGGTAGAATGGTTCAACTTTTGCTTGGGAAACGGAATGGACATTTTCCACTTCAGCGCAGACGACATGCTCAGTGTGATCCTCACATTCATGAGGATCAGCATTGTCATGTTCCTGCTCCCATTCTTTGACAGCAAGTCCATTCCCACCATGGTCAAGGCGGCGTTCATGCTGGTGCTGACCATGGCTGTATGGCCGAAGCTCTCCTTCCCCGGTTCACTGATGCCAGCAAGTCCCTGGAATCTTGCCGTGATGGCTATCGGCGAGGTGCTGCTCGGCCTCATCCTCGGTCTGGCGGTTCGCTTTCTCATTGCCGCCGTGCAGACAGGTGGTCACATCATCGGCTTCCAGATGGGCTTTGCCATGGTCAACGTCATGGACCCCATCACCGGCGTCAACCAGGCCATCACCGCGCATTTCCTCTACATGTGCACCATGCTCACCTTTCTGACGCTCAACGGGCACCTGTATCTGCTCAAGGCACTTGGTGACAGCTTTCAGTACATTCCGCCCGGCGGCATCGTTCTGACGCCGAACATGGCTCAGTCTGTGCTCGATTTCTCATCCATCATCTTCACCCTCGCCATCAAGATCGCCGCACCGGTCATGGCGGCGGTACTCATGGTGGACCTTGCCATGGCCATCATCTCCCGCGCAGCCCCGCAAATGCACATTCTCGTGGTCGGTCTGCCCGTGAAGATCGCCGTCGGCTTCCTCTTCCTCGTCTTTGTCTTCGGCATACTCGGCCGTTACGTGGCCGACTTCATCGTCAAAATGGACGGGCTTTACGGCAACATTCTGCGAATGGGCGCAGGCTGATACAATGAAGGATCCGAGCAGAACAGAAAAAGCCACCCCGAAACAGCGCGACAAGCAACGCAAGAAAGGCAACGTTGGCAAGGGGCAGGAGCTCACCAAGACACTGGTGCTGGTCGCCGGTGTCTTCGTGGTACGGGCCCTTTTCGAGTACATATATCTCGGCATGTCCGAAATCTATGTGCACACCTTCACCAAACTTTTCTTCATTGAGGATCTTGACGAGATCAAGGCATACGAACTCTTTAAGTGGGGCGGAATGTCCATCGGCAAGATGGTGATGCCCATCATGATCCTCATGGTGGTGGTGGCCATCATCTCGGAGCGCGTTCAGGTGGGCTCGCTCTGGACACTGGACCCCCTCAAGCCGAAATTCTCCAAGGTATTCAACATATTTCAGGGTCTCAAAAGGGTAATGATGAGCCCTGAGGCCTTCGTCAGACTGGGGCGCAGCCTGCTGCAGGCCGTGGCAGTCGGCGTTGCGCCGTACATTGTCATGAAGCAGGAAGTGGATAATATAACTCCCCTTTTCTACATGACGCCCGAGGGCATCGCCACCTACATCCTCGGGGTGGCCTTCAAGATGCTCAAATACGCGCTTGTGCCCATGATCATCATTGCGGCGCTCGACCTTTGGTACAACCTCTGGAACTATGAGGAGACCATCAAAATGACCAAGGACGAGGTCAAGGACGAGCGCAAGCAGGCTGAAGGTGACCCGGAAATCAAGCGCCAGCAGCACATGAAAATGATGGAGTTCATGGCGCAACGGCTTCAGGCGGAAGTCCCCAAAGCCGACGTGGTCGTCACCAACCCGACCCACTTCGCGGTGGCCTTGAGCTATAATGTCATGGAGGCTCCCGCGCCCATCGTATTGGCAAAGGGCGTGGACAGGATAGCCGAATACATCAAGGAAATCGCACGCGAACACGACATTCCCATCCGGGAAAACAAACCCTTGGCACAGGCCTTGTATAAGCAGGTTGAAATCGGCGAAACAATTCCCGAGGATCTTTTTCAAGCGGTGGCATCCATTCTGGCTCAGCTGGACAAATTCCGCACCCCGCGCTGATCCCCGGACGTTTCGAGCAAAACGAAAGCAGTTCAACCGAGCATAGACGAGGGGTGTCAAAAAGATGGCCGAAAAAGCATCCACAGGTGTTTTCAACCTGAACTACCAGAATCTGGCGAAACAGGGAGACCTTTTGCTGGCGGGCGGCGTCATCATCATCCTGTTCGTGATGCTCGTCCCCCTGCCCACGCCGTTCATCGACTTCATGCTCACCGTGAGCATCTCCCTTGGCCTGACCGTGCTCGTCACCGCCATGTTCATGACCTCGCCGCTGGAATTCACCATTTTCCCCTCCCTGCTGCTGGTCACCACCATGCTCCGGCTGGCGCTGAACGTGGCAACCACCCGAACCATTCTCCTGCACGGCGACGAAGGCACCTCGGCAGCAGGCTCGGTCATTCAGAGTTTCGGGGAATTCGTCGTCGGCGGTAACTACGTCATCGGTATCGTCATCTTCATGATCCTGTTCATCCTGAACAAGGTCGTCATCGTCACCGGTACCACGCGTATCGCGGAAGTCGCCGCCCGATTCACTCTCGACTCCATGCCCGGTAAGCAGATGGCCATCGAGGCCGACCTCAACGCCGGACTCATCGACGAAAAGGAAGCCATCAAGCAACGTGAGGACTGCCGCCGCGAGGCCGACTTCTACGGCGCCATGGACGGTGCGGGAAAGTTCGTTTCCGGTGACGTCACCGCAGGCATCATCATTACCGCCGTCAACATCGTGGGCGGCTTCTTCATCGGCGTTTTCCAGCAGGACATGGAATGGGTGGACGCCGCCCAGACCTACACCCTGCTGACCATCGGTGACGGTCTGGTCTCCACCATCCCGTCCCTGATCATCTCCACCTCGGCCGGTATCATCGTTTCCCGCGCCGCTGCCGAAGCCAAGATGGGCGAGGAATTCCTCGGCCAGCTCACCTTCCACCACCGCGCGCTGCGCCTCGTGGCCGGTATCCTCTGCGTGTTCGGCATCGTTCCCGGCATGCCCACCATCCCGTTTCTGTTCATGGCGATCATCGTCTTCGGCATCTCCGAGCTTTCCCGCCGCCAGCAGGAAGCCATGGGGCTGGAAACCGGTTCGGGAAGTTCCGAGGGCGGCAAAGAGGATGTTCCCACTCTCGACTCTCCGGAAGAGGTGCAGGAGCTCCTGCCACTGGACGAACTGGAGCTGGAAGTGGGTTACGGCCTGATTCCGCTCGTGGACGAAGACCAGAACGGCAACCTGCTCTCGCGCATCCGTTCCATCCGCCGACAGTTCGCGCTGGACATGGGCGTGGTCATCCCCTCGCTGCACCTGCGGGACAACCTGCAACTCAAGCCTGGCGAATACCGCGTGCTGATCAAGGGCAACCCGGTTGCCACGGCGGAGCTGCTCATCGACCACTACCTCGCCATGGATCCGGGCGATGCCAAGCATCGCATCGAGGGTGTCGAGACCGTGGAACCCGCCTTCAACCTTCCCGCCGTCTGGGTGCCGGAAGCGCAGAAAGAAGAGGCCATGCTCGCGGGCTATACCGTTGTGGACCCGGCTACCGTCATCGCCACACACCTCACCGAAGTCTTTCGCCGCAATCTCGGCGAATTCCTCGGCAGGCAGGAAGTTCAGGATCTGCTGGACAACCTCTCCAAGCGTGCACCCAAGGCCGTCGAAACACTGGTGCCGGGCGTGCTGCCCCTCGGCGTGGTCCAGAAGGTGCTCCAGCAGCTGGTGGGCGAAAACGTCTCCATACGCGACCTGCTGACCATCGTGGAAACGCTTGGCGACTACGGACCTGCCACACAGGACCCCCAGCAGCTGACCGAGTATGTACGCTCCAAGTTCGGCCGCACCATCGTGAAGCCCTACCTTGGTCAGAACAACAACCTGCCCATAATGACCATGAGTCCGGATCTGGAGCAGACGCTTACCGAAGCGATCCGGCCCGTGGAACAGGGTGGCTATCTCGCGCTGGAGCCTCAGGTGGCCCAGCACATGATACAGAAGATCAACGCGACTCTGGAAGGAACGTTCATCAGCGACGGGCAGCCCGTGCTGCTGACCACGCCGCAGATCAGGCCGCATCTGGCCACTCTGCTGACGCGATTCATCCCGACGCTCCCCGTCATTTCGCAGGCTGAGATCCCCGCGGACATCCAGCTTGAAGCCGTAGCAACCGTAGACCTGAGCTAGCGAGCAGCCATGAAGATGAAGACATTCCGGGCGGCCAGCACTGCTGACGCCTTCGCACAAGTCAAATCCGAACTGGGGGAGGACGCCGTGATCCTTTCCAACCGCACCGTCGAAGAGGACGGCCGCAAATGCTGCGAAGTGGTGGCGGCCGTGGAACCCGAACCTGCGGCTAAGCCGGTTGCGTCGCCCTCCCCGGCAGCGGGGATGCCCTCCAGCCGTGACGATTTTCTCGACACCGCCATGGGCCAGAGCGTTGGCTGGCAAAAGGAATGGGGCGAAATCAAGAGCCAGATCATGGCGCTGGTCAAACCGCAGATGCGCCTCGAAGCCCTTGCTCCCCGCCAGCGCCTCGCCATCGAGTATCTTGAGCGGGAAGGCGTGGACGAGGAAGTGCTGCTCAAGGTCTTTTGCGACCTGCGCGATGCACCGGATGCGTCCATTCTCCCGGTACTGGACCGGCTGGCCTACGCAAGAGGCTTCGGCAACGGCAACTGGCAGCACAGGATGCATGCCTTTGTGGGCCCGCACGGCGCAGGCAAGACGTCCGCCCTCATCCGCCTGGCGCTCAAGGAGAAGAAAAAATGTCCTGACGCGCGCATCTGCCTCGTTTCGGCAGACAACGGGCGCGGCAAGGGCCGCATGGTGCTCAAGCACTACGCAGATCTTTCCGGCCTCGCCTTTCGCGAAATGACCTCGCGCGAAGACTGCCAGGACGTGCTGGCCGAGGCACGCAGCTTTGACATGATGCTCATCGACCTGCCCGGTCTTTCCGGCAAGGCCGACCTCAACGACTGGATGAACGTCATGGGGCTTGCCGAGCATGATGAGCTTGCGGTTCACCTCGTGCTGAACCCGTATTACGCTCCGGCGCAG belongs to Desulfovibrio oxyclinae DSM 11498 and includes:
- the rpoZ gene encoding DNA-directed RNA polymerase subunit omega, with the protein product MARITVEDCLAQVSNRFLITQMAIKRVKQYREGYDPLIESKNKENVTALREVAAGKVVPERTLEDIELDIEEEMENEA
- a CDS encoding DUF4340 domain-containing protein, which translates into the protein MKRIGLTLAVLIVAASILTVAGGYRLLSYIGDDGGFSQWLSVDPANVEAMVVDGPEGAFRLERGKQGWNVVHGGTRTRADSARVETLLDFLNNTRPSMEDDSFVNSEGPRYGLEEPAAKLTLVLGDGGRVQLRFGGEVPSSNRVYVWISVRDGDVYEMDARGLRLLSRPAAHFEDSRLLPRVGVDDLATLQLVMRYGAGWKISQKKENFTFDLPGYLTGRTASDTEVRLYVDSLSEMEAERLLPDETMPDRQPYLSVKVTRTDGGEESLSLFRGTGDAPFVGVSSWQPVPFAVNRLVVSQLVRTPFDMQGRRVVDIAIGDIHSIAVTFDGVVREAERTEKGWKELGGGNEIMGIDMSLWRLNEMKFEAMPLERVSGAVRESMTCILRDENGEVLAAMSFYRDPSLPEGQIWLRNGGGLYYPVSSQIVEDLRGLFPVLGTDESSPDA
- a CDS encoding tRNA lysidine(34) synthetase, producing MGSWGKLSYAQNQCVKATGKLMQKLDMVHPGAKVGIAASGGVDSWLLLKVLTIRKAIMPFDIELMVLHINPGFEPESHAPLVQWCRENGIASHMELTDYGPHAHSEANRKNSPCFLCSWLRRKRLFELCAQYGLTHLALGHNADDNVATFFMNIFHNGRAEGMSACEDFFGGELKLIRPTMLLDKKTVIKAARQWELPVWENVCPSNGSTKRDEVMNWLDEKWKGDRRIRSNVFNAVTRSGIDLK
- a CDS encoding M23 family metallopeptidase; translation: MLFKKYHIVIFKDKQGTCRKMGIRGGIFLLFFLLFAGMAAGNVYLWKHYAKSIKVEKDLNLAEKTIHEQKTQLLSLAQKLGGLQKSLRRINDFDSKLRVMIDLDQESAQASSPKGGTQSETFSNGYLPLYRQELLARKMHRFLKQLNVEARLEEVKQQEILAKLRQKQDILEATPSIWPTTGWVTSPFGWRTSPFTGKREHHPGLDISAPSGTPIYAPAKGKVTLAGNRHDGYGIQVKLYHGGNITTRYAHMKKTAVKHGQTVTRGELIGYVGNTGRSTGPHVHYEVHKAQVAVNPMKYILN
- the fliR gene encoding flagellar biosynthetic protein FliR → MDIFHFSADDMLSVILTFMRISIVMFLLPFFDSKSIPTMVKAAFMLVLTMAVWPKLSFPGSLMPASPWNLAVMAIGEVLLGLILGLAVRFLIAAVQTGGHIIGFQMGFAMVNVMDPITGVNQAITAHFLYMCTMLTFLTLNGHLYLLKALGDSFQYIPPGGIVLTPNMAQSVLDFSSIIFTLAIKIAAPVMAAVLMVDLAMAIISRAAPQMHILVVGLPVKIAVGFLFLVFVFGILGRYVADFIVKMDGLYGNILRMGAG
- the flhB gene encoding flagellar type III secretion system protein FlhB, which produces MKDPSRTEKATPKQRDKQRKKGNVGKGQELTKTLVLVAGVFVVRALFEYIYLGMSEIYVHTFTKLFFIEDLDEIKAYELFKWGGMSIGKMVMPIMILMVVVAIISERVQVGSLWTLDPLKPKFSKVFNIFQGLKRVMMSPEAFVRLGRSLLQAVAVGVAPYIVMKQEVDNITPLFYMTPEGIATYILGVAFKMLKYALVPMIIIAALDLWYNLWNYEETIKMTKDEVKDERKQAEGDPEIKRQQHMKMMEFMAQRLQAEVPKADVVVTNPTHFAVALSYNVMEAPAPIVLAKGVDRIAEYIKEIAREHDIPIRENKPLAQALYKQVEIGETIPEDLFQAVASILAQLDKFRTPR
- the flhA gene encoding flagellar biosynthesis protein FlhA, which translates into the protein MAEKASTGVFNLNYQNLAKQGDLLLAGGVIIILFVMLVPLPTPFIDFMLTVSISLGLTVLVTAMFMTSPLEFTIFPSLLLVTTMLRLALNVATTRTILLHGDEGTSAAGSVIQSFGEFVVGGNYVIGIVIFMILFILNKVVIVTGTTRIAEVAARFTLDSMPGKQMAIEADLNAGLIDEKEAIKQREDCRREADFYGAMDGAGKFVSGDVTAGIIITAVNIVGGFFIGVFQQDMEWVDAAQTYTLLTIGDGLVSTIPSLIISTSAGIIVSRAAAEAKMGEEFLGQLTFHHRALRLVAGILCVFGIVPGMPTIPFLFMAIIVFGISELSRRQQEAMGLETGSGSSEGGKEDVPTLDSPEEVQELLPLDELELEVGYGLIPLVDEDQNGNLLSRIRSIRRQFALDMGVVIPSLHLRDNLQLKPGEYRVLIKGNPVATAELLIDHYLAMDPGDAKHRIEGVETVEPAFNLPAVWVPEAQKEEAMLAGYTVVDPATVIATHLTEVFRRNLGEFLGRQEVQDLLDNLSKRAPKAVETLVPGVLPLGVVQKVLQQLVGENVSIRDLLTIVETLGDYGPATQDPQQLTEYVRSKFGRTIVKPYLGQNNNLPIMTMSPDLEQTLTEAIRPVEQGGYLALEPQVAQHMIQKINATLEGTFISDGQPVLLTTPQIRPHLATLLTRFIPTLPVISQAEIPADIQLEAVATVDLS